Proteins encoded in a region of the Zea mays cultivar B73 chromosome 4, Zm-B73-REFERENCE-NAM-5.0, whole genome shotgun sequence genome:
- the LOC100279175 gene encoding uncharacterized protein LOC100279175, whose protein sequence is MSGSQVGGGGLRGWSPFDVIRSFPSTPESLMSQIDAAIVSTEYARACALLDPSQVSASSPPEIDPEGQGDRGASPLPPACYDARVADEAYRAACAALGAGRPDAAVRSLRAALASCPPDKAAAVAKVRSMLAIASAQLHKQQHQAQQQQSRN, encoded by the coding sequence ATGTCGGGCAGCcaggtcggcggcggcgggctgcGAGGGTGGAGCCCTTTCGACGTGATCCGCAGCTTCCCGTCGACGCCCGAGTCGCTAATGTCGCAGATCGACGCGGCCATCGTCTCCACCGAGTACGCCCGCGCCTGCGCCCTCCTCGACCCCTCCCAAGTCTCAGCCTCGTCGCCGCCCGAGATCGATCCCGAGGGCCAGGGGGACCGGGGAGCCTCCCCTCTGCCTCCGGCCTGCTACGACGCGAGGGTCGCGGACGAGGCGTACCGCGCGGCGTGCGCGGCGCTGGGAGCGGGACGGCCCGACGCCGCCGTGCGGTCGCTGCGGGCGGCGCTGGCGAGCTGCCCGCCGGACAAGGCCGCGGCTGTGGCCAAGGTGAGGTCCATGCTGGCCATCGCGTCAGCGCAGCTGCACAAGCAGCAGCACCAGGCCCAGCAGCAGCAGAGCAGGAACTGA